One window from the genome of Anser cygnoides isolate HZ-2024a breed goose chromosome 8, Taihu_goose_T2T_genome, whole genome shotgun sequence encodes:
- the LRRC40 gene encoding leucine-rich repeat-containing protein 40 isoform X1, with amino-acid sequence MAAAARRARPGGPRAGFGRAAEEQGPAVPQGLLRAARRSGQLNLAGRGLGQVPQHVWRINLDTPEEAHQNLSFGAADRWWEQTDLTKLILASNKLQLLSEDVKLLPALTVLDVHDNQLTSLPSALGQLENLQKLDVSHNKLKSIPEELMQLSHLKSLLLQHNELSHLPDGFGQLVNLEELDLSNNHLTDIPTSFALLINLVRLNLACNQLKNLPADISAMKSLRQLDCTKNYLETVPSELASMASLEQLYLRKNKLRSLPELPSCKLLKELHAGENQIEILNAENLKHLNSLSVLELRDNKIKSVPDEITLLQKLERLDLANNDISRLPYTLGNLPQMKFLALEGNPLRTIRRDLLQKGTQELLKYLRSKIQDDGPSPNEEPPVTAMTLPSESRINMHAITSLKLLEYSEKQAAVIPDEMFSAVRSNPVTTVNFSKNQLTAIPARIVELKDSVCDVNFGFNKISSISLELCMLHKLTHLDIRNNFLTSLPEEMEALTTLQVINLSFNRFKAFPSVLYRILALETVLLSNNQVGSIDPLQLKKMEKLGTLDLQNNDLLQVPPELGNCENLRTLLLEGNPFRTPRAAILAKGTAAVLEYLRSRIPT; translated from the exons atggcggcggcggcgcggagggcgcggccgggggggccccgcgccGGCTTCGGGCGGGCGGCGGAGGAGCAGGGCCCCGCCGTGCCGCAGGGGCTGCTCCGGGCCGCCCGCAGGAGCGGGCAGCTGAACCTCGCGGGCCGCGGCCTCGGCCAGG TGCCTCAGCATGTATGGCGAATAAATCTGGACACTCCAGAGGAAGCCCATCAGAATCTCTCTTTTGGTGCTGCGGATCGCTGGTGGGAGCAAACAGACCTGACCAAGCTGATTTTAGCCTCAAACAAGCTGCAGCTTCTTTCAGAGGATGTCAAACTTCTGCCTGCGCTCACTGTTCTAGAT GTACATGATAATCAGCTGACATCTCTTCCGTCTGCTTTAGGACAATTAGAAAATCTTCAGAAACTTGATGTCAG CCACAACAAACTGAAAAGTATCCCGGAAGAGTTGATGCAGTTGTCACACTTGAAGAGCCTTCTTCTTCAGCACAACGAGCTGAGCCACTTGCCGGATGGATTTGGACAGCTTGTCAATTTAGAAGAATTA GATCTGTCCAACAATCATCTTACAGACATTCCAACAAGTTTCGCTTTGCTCATTAACTTAGTGCGACTCAATCTGGCTTGTAATCAACTCAAGAACCTGCCCGCAGATATCAGTGCGATGAAAA GCTTAAGACAACTGGACTGTACTAAAAACTACCTGGAAACTGTACCTTCTGAATTGGCGAGTATGGCGTCTTTGGAACAACtttatctgagaaaaaataaattacgtTCCTTACCAGAACTTCCCTCATGCAAACTACTGAAG GAATTACATGCTGGTGAAAATCAGattgaaatattaaatgcagaGAATCTTAAGCATCTGAATTCCCTCTCTGTATTGGAACTTAGAGACAACAAGATAAAATCAGTTCCCGATGAAATTACTCTGCTTCAGAAGTTGGAGCGACTTGACCTTGCCAACAACGATATCAGTAG ATTGCCCTATACATTGGGGAACCTTCCGCAGATGAAATTCCTGGCATTAGAGGGAAACCCTTTGAGAACCATTCGAAGAGACCTTCTACAA aagggTACCCAGGAACTTCTGAAATACCTAAGAAGCAAAATCCAAG ATGATGGACCCAGTCCAAACGAGGAGCCTCCCGTGACAGCCATGACTCTCCCAAGCGAGTCAAGGATTAACATGCACGCCATAACTTCCCTAAAATTACTGGAGTACAG TGAGAAACAGGCAGCTGTGATTCCTGATGAAATGTTCAGCGCAGTCAGAAGCAATCCTGTCACCACTGTCAACTTCAGCAAAAACCAGCTGACTGCCATTCCTGCAAG GATCGTGGAGCTGAAGGACTCAGTCTGTGATGTCAACTTTGGCTTCAATAAAATCTCCTCTATTTCCTTGGAGCTCTGCATGCTTCATAAATTGACACATTTGGATATCAG aaataattttttgacATCTTTACCCGAAGAAATGGAGGCACTGACAACACTACAAgtaataaatctttcttttaataG gtttaAAGCATTTCCCAGTGTCCTGTACCGCATCCTAGCACTGGAGACTGTCCTGCTCAGTAACAATCAGGTTGGGTCCATAGACCCTCTGCAGttaaagaagatggagaagcTTGGAACGCTGGACCTTCAGAATAACGACCTTCTCCAGGTGCCCCCAGAACTTGGAAACTGTGAAAATCTGAG GACGCTTCTTTTGGAAGGCAATCCCTTCCGTACTCCCCGAGCAGCCATTCTGGCAAAAGGgacagctgcagtgctggagtATCTGAGGAGCCGAATTCCTACTTGA
- the LRRC40 gene encoding leucine-rich repeat-containing protein 40 isoform X2, whose product MPQHVWRINLDTPEEAHQNLSFGAADRWWEQTDLTKLILASNKLQLLSEDVKLLPALTVLDVHDNQLTSLPSALGQLENLQKLDVSHNKLKSIPEELMQLSHLKSLLLQHNELSHLPDGFGQLVNLEELDLSNNHLTDIPTSFALLINLVRLNLACNQLKNLPADISAMKSLRQLDCTKNYLETVPSELASMASLEQLYLRKNKLRSLPELPSCKLLKELHAGENQIEILNAENLKHLNSLSVLELRDNKIKSVPDEITLLQKLERLDLANNDISRLPYTLGNLPQMKFLALEGNPLRTIRRDLLQKGTQELLKYLRSKIQDDGPSPNEEPPVTAMTLPSESRINMHAITSLKLLEYSEKQAAVIPDEMFSAVRSNPVTTVNFSKNQLTAIPARIVELKDSVCDVNFGFNKISSISLELCMLHKLTHLDIRNNFLTSLPEEMEALTTLQVINLSFNRFKAFPSVLYRILALETVLLSNNQVGSIDPLQLKKMEKLGTLDLQNNDLLQVPPELGNCENLRTLLLEGNPFRTPRAAILAKGTAAVLEYLRSRIPT is encoded by the exons A TGCCTCAGCATGTATGGCGAATAAATCTGGACACTCCAGAGGAAGCCCATCAGAATCTCTCTTTTGGTGCTGCGGATCGCTGGTGGGAGCAAACAGACCTGACCAAGCTGATTTTAGCCTCAAACAAGCTGCAGCTTCTTTCAGAGGATGTCAAACTTCTGCCTGCGCTCACTGTTCTAGAT GTACATGATAATCAGCTGACATCTCTTCCGTCTGCTTTAGGACAATTAGAAAATCTTCAGAAACTTGATGTCAG CCACAACAAACTGAAAAGTATCCCGGAAGAGTTGATGCAGTTGTCACACTTGAAGAGCCTTCTTCTTCAGCACAACGAGCTGAGCCACTTGCCGGATGGATTTGGACAGCTTGTCAATTTAGAAGAATTA GATCTGTCCAACAATCATCTTACAGACATTCCAACAAGTTTCGCTTTGCTCATTAACTTAGTGCGACTCAATCTGGCTTGTAATCAACTCAAGAACCTGCCCGCAGATATCAGTGCGATGAAAA GCTTAAGACAACTGGACTGTACTAAAAACTACCTGGAAACTGTACCTTCTGAATTGGCGAGTATGGCGTCTTTGGAACAACtttatctgagaaaaaataaattacgtTCCTTACCAGAACTTCCCTCATGCAAACTACTGAAG GAATTACATGCTGGTGAAAATCAGattgaaatattaaatgcagaGAATCTTAAGCATCTGAATTCCCTCTCTGTATTGGAACTTAGAGACAACAAGATAAAATCAGTTCCCGATGAAATTACTCTGCTTCAGAAGTTGGAGCGACTTGACCTTGCCAACAACGATATCAGTAG ATTGCCCTATACATTGGGGAACCTTCCGCAGATGAAATTCCTGGCATTAGAGGGAAACCCTTTGAGAACCATTCGAAGAGACCTTCTACAA aagggTACCCAGGAACTTCTGAAATACCTAAGAAGCAAAATCCAAG ATGATGGACCCAGTCCAAACGAGGAGCCTCCCGTGACAGCCATGACTCTCCCAAGCGAGTCAAGGATTAACATGCACGCCATAACTTCCCTAAAATTACTGGAGTACAG TGAGAAACAGGCAGCTGTGATTCCTGATGAAATGTTCAGCGCAGTCAGAAGCAATCCTGTCACCACTGTCAACTTCAGCAAAAACCAGCTGACTGCCATTCCTGCAAG GATCGTGGAGCTGAAGGACTCAGTCTGTGATGTCAACTTTGGCTTCAATAAAATCTCCTCTATTTCCTTGGAGCTCTGCATGCTTCATAAATTGACACATTTGGATATCAG aaataattttttgacATCTTTACCCGAAGAAATGGAGGCACTGACAACACTACAAgtaataaatctttcttttaataG gtttaAAGCATTTCCCAGTGTCCTGTACCGCATCCTAGCACTGGAGACTGTCCTGCTCAGTAACAATCAGGTTGGGTCCATAGACCCTCTGCAGttaaagaagatggagaagcTTGGAACGCTGGACCTTCAGAATAACGACCTTCTCCAGGTGCCCCCAGAACTTGGAAACTGTGAAAATCTGAG GACGCTTCTTTTGGAAGGCAATCCCTTCCGTACTCCCCGAGCAGCCATTCTGGCAAAAGGgacagctgcagtgctggagtATCTGAGGAGCCGAATTCCTACTTGA
- the SRSF11 gene encoding serine/arginine-rich splicing factor 11 isoform X1, which produces MASSSGTDVIQVTNVSPSASSEQMRTLFGFLGKIEELRLFPPDDSPLPVSSRVCFVKFHDPDSAVVAQHLTNTVFVDRALIVVPYAEGVIPDETKALSLLAPANAVAGLLPGGGLLPTPNPLSQIGAVPLAALGAPALDPALAALGLPGANLNSQSLAADQLLKLMSTVDPKLNHVAAGLVSPSLKSDTSSKEIEEAMKRVREAQSLISAAIEPDKKDEKRRHSRSRSRSRRRRTPSSSRHRRSRSRSRRRSHSKSRSRRRSKSPRRRRSHSRERSRRSRSTSKTRDKKKEEKEKKRSKTPPKSYSTTRRSRSTSRERRRRRSRSGTRSPKKPRSPKRKMSRSPSPRRHKKEKKKDKDKERSRDERERSTSKKKKSKDKEKDRERKSESDKDVKQVTRDYDEEEQGYDSEKEKKEEKKMADSSSPKVKESTADKGSGDSSRESKVNGDDHHEEDMDMSD; this is translated from the exons ATGGCCTCCAGCAGCGGCACCGACGTGATCCAGGTGACCAACGTGTCCCCCAGCGCCAGCTCCGAGCAGATGCGGACGCTCTTCGGCTTCCTGGGAAAGATCGAGGAGCTGCGCCTCTTCCCCCCGGA tgatTCTCCTTTGCCTGTTTCATCGCGTGTCTGTTTTGTAAAGTTCCATGATCCCGACTCGGCAGTTGTGGCCCAGCATCTGACAAACACTGTATTCGTTGACAGAGCGTTGATAGTCGTACCATATGCAGAAG GAGTTATTCCTGATGAGACTAAGGCTTTGTCTCTCTTGGCACCAGCTAATGCTGTGGCAGGTCTGCTGCCTGGGGGTGGACTCCTGCCTACTCCCAACCCACTTTCTCAG ATTGGTGCTGTTCCTTTAGCTGCTTTAGGAGCTCCTGCTCTTGATCCTGCCCTAGCTGCTCTTGGGCTTCCTGGAGCAAACTTAAACTCTCAG tcTCTTGCAGCAGATCAGCTACTAAAACTTATGAGCACAGTGGATCCAAA GTTGAACCATGTAGCTGCAGGTCTTGTTTCACCAAGTCTGAAATCAGATACCTCCagtaaagaaatagaagaagcAATGAAAAGAGTACGAGAAGCACAGtcattaatttctgctgctATAGAGCCAG ataaaaaagatgaaaaacgAAGGCATTCAAGGTCAAGATCACgctcgaggaggaggaggacaccTTCTTCATCTAGACACAG ACGGTCAAGAAGCAGATCAAGGAGAAGGTCCCATTCAAAATCGAGAAGCCGGAGGCGATCTAAAAGTCCAAGGCGAAGAAGGTCTCATTccagagaaagaagcagaagatcTAGGAGCACATCCAAAACCAG ggataaaaagaaagaagagaaagagaagaaacgTTCTAAAACTCCTCCCAAGAGCTACAGCACAACTAGACGATCTAGAAGCACAAGCAG AGAAAGAAGACGTAGAAGAAGCAGGAGTGGAACACGGTCACCTAAAAAACCCAGATCtcctaaaaggaaaatgtcccggtccccatccccacgAAG gcataaaaaggaaaaaaagaaggataaaGACAAAGAGAGAAGTAGAGATGAGAGGGAACGATCaaccagcaagaaaaaaaaaagcaaagacaaagaGAAGGATCGAGAACGAAAATCCGAAAGTGATAAAGATGTGaaa CAGGTCACAAGGGATTATGATGAAGAAGAACAAGGTTATGACAGcgagaaggagaaaaaggaagaaaagaaaatggcagaTTCTTCTTCTCCTAAAGTAAAGGAGTCTACAGCAGATAAAGGAAGTGGAGATTCATCAAGGGAATCCAAAGTGAATGGGGATGATCATCACGAAGAAGACATGGATATGAGTGACTGA
- the SRSF11 gene encoding serine/arginine-rich splicing factor 11 isoform X3 encodes MSTVDPKLNHVAAGLVSPSLKSDTSSKEIEEAMKRVREAQSLISAAIEPDKKDEKRRHSRSRSRSRRRRTPSSSRHRRSRSRSRRRSHSKSRSRRRSKSPRRRRSHSRERSRRSRSTSKTRDKKKEEKEKKRSKTPPKSYSTTRRSRSTSRERRRRRSRSGTRSPKKPRSPKRKMSRSPSPRRHKKEKKKDKDKERSRDERERSTSKKKKSKDKEKDRERKSESDKDVKQVTRDYDEEEQGYDSEKEKKEEKKMADSSSPKVKESTADKGSGDSSRESKVNGDDHHEEDMDMSD; translated from the exons ATGAGCACAGTGGATCCAAA GTTGAACCATGTAGCTGCAGGTCTTGTTTCACCAAGTCTGAAATCAGATACCTCCagtaaagaaatagaagaagcAATGAAAAGAGTACGAGAAGCACAGtcattaatttctgctgctATAGAGCCAG ataaaaaagatgaaaaacgAAGGCATTCAAGGTCAAGATCACgctcgaggaggaggaggacaccTTCTTCATCTAGACACAG ACGGTCAAGAAGCAGATCAAGGAGAAGGTCCCATTCAAAATCGAGAAGCCGGAGGCGATCTAAAAGTCCAAGGCGAAGAAGGTCTCATTccagagaaagaagcagaagatcTAGGAGCACATCCAAAACCAG ggataaaaagaaagaagagaaagagaagaaacgTTCTAAAACTCCTCCCAAGAGCTACAGCACAACTAGACGATCTAGAAGCACAAGCAG AGAAAGAAGACGTAGAAGAAGCAGGAGTGGAACACGGTCACCTAAAAAACCCAGATCtcctaaaaggaaaatgtcccggtccccatccccacgAAG gcataaaaaggaaaaaaagaaggataaaGACAAAGAGAGAAGTAGAGATGAGAGGGAACGATCaaccagcaagaaaaaaaaaagcaaagacaaagaGAAGGATCGAGAACGAAAATCCGAAAGTGATAAAGATGTGaaa CAGGTCACAAGGGATTATGATGAAGAAGAACAAGGTTATGACAGcgagaaggagaaaaaggaagaaaagaaaatggcagaTTCTTCTTCTCCTAAAGTAAAGGAGTCTACAGCAGATAAAGGAAGTGGAGATTCATCAAGGGAATCCAAAGTGAATGGGGATGATCATCACGAAGAAGACATGGATATGAGTGACTGA
- the SRSF11 gene encoding serine/arginine-rich splicing factor 11 isoform X2 — MASSSGTDVIQVTNVSPSASSEQMRTLFGFLGKIEELRLFPPDDSPLPVSSRVCFVKFHDPDSAVVAQHLTNTVFVDRALIVVPYAEGVIPDETKALSLLAPANAVAGLLPGGGLLPTPNPLSQIGAVPLAALGAPALDPALAALGLPGANLNSQSLAADQLLKLMSTVDPKLNHVAAGLVSPSLKSDTSSKEIEEAMKRVREAQSLISAAIEPDKKDEKRRHSRSRSRSRRRRTPSSSRHRRSRSRSRRRSHSKSRSRRRSKSPRRRRSHSRERSRRSRSTSKTRDKKKEEKEKKRSKTPPKSYSTTRRSRSTSRERRRRRSRSGTRSPKKPRSPKRKMSRSPSPRRHKKEKKKDKDKERSRDERERSTSKKKKSKDKEKDRERKSESDKDVKVTRDYDEEEQGYDSEKEKKEEKKMADSSSPKVKESTADKGSGDSSRESKVNGDDHHEEDMDMSD, encoded by the exons ATGGCCTCCAGCAGCGGCACCGACGTGATCCAGGTGACCAACGTGTCCCCCAGCGCCAGCTCCGAGCAGATGCGGACGCTCTTCGGCTTCCTGGGAAAGATCGAGGAGCTGCGCCTCTTCCCCCCGGA tgatTCTCCTTTGCCTGTTTCATCGCGTGTCTGTTTTGTAAAGTTCCATGATCCCGACTCGGCAGTTGTGGCCCAGCATCTGACAAACACTGTATTCGTTGACAGAGCGTTGATAGTCGTACCATATGCAGAAG GAGTTATTCCTGATGAGACTAAGGCTTTGTCTCTCTTGGCACCAGCTAATGCTGTGGCAGGTCTGCTGCCTGGGGGTGGACTCCTGCCTACTCCCAACCCACTTTCTCAG ATTGGTGCTGTTCCTTTAGCTGCTTTAGGAGCTCCTGCTCTTGATCCTGCCCTAGCTGCTCTTGGGCTTCCTGGAGCAAACTTAAACTCTCAG tcTCTTGCAGCAGATCAGCTACTAAAACTTATGAGCACAGTGGATCCAAA GTTGAACCATGTAGCTGCAGGTCTTGTTTCACCAAGTCTGAAATCAGATACCTCCagtaaagaaatagaagaagcAATGAAAAGAGTACGAGAAGCACAGtcattaatttctgctgctATAGAGCCAG ataaaaaagatgaaaaacgAAGGCATTCAAGGTCAAGATCACgctcgaggaggaggaggacaccTTCTTCATCTAGACACAG ACGGTCAAGAAGCAGATCAAGGAGAAGGTCCCATTCAAAATCGAGAAGCCGGAGGCGATCTAAAAGTCCAAGGCGAAGAAGGTCTCATTccagagaaagaagcagaagatcTAGGAGCACATCCAAAACCAG ggataaaaagaaagaagagaaagagaagaaacgTTCTAAAACTCCTCCCAAGAGCTACAGCACAACTAGACGATCTAGAAGCACAAGCAG AGAAAGAAGACGTAGAAGAAGCAGGAGTGGAACACGGTCACCTAAAAAACCCAGATCtcctaaaaggaaaatgtcccggtccccatccccacgAAG gcataaaaaggaaaaaaagaaggataaaGACAAAGAGAGAAGTAGAGATGAGAGGGAACGATCaaccagcaagaaaaaaaaaagcaaagacaaagaGAAGGATCGAGAACGAAAATCCGAAAGTGATAAAGATGTGaaa GTCACAAGGGATTATGATGAAGAAGAACAAGGTTATGACAGcgagaaggagaaaaaggaagaaaagaaaatggcagaTTCTTCTTCTCCTAAAGTAAAGGAGTCTACAGCAGATAAAGGAAGTGGAGATTCATCAAGGGAATCCAAAGTGAATGGGGATGATCATCACGAAGAAGACATGGATATGAGTGACTGA